Proteins co-encoded in one Garra rufa chromosome 7, GarRuf1.0, whole genome shotgun sequence genomic window:
- the LOC141338828 gene encoding protein NLRC3-like: MFKKILQKENMQYVKDFNENRCSMKEAALDLTLYFLREMKHNEAANTLEDELLFIRQLKCSLKEKYQCVFEGIAKQGDSTLLNNIYTDLYITQGCSEQVNTEHEVRQIEVASRRHESQEIQVECRNLFEAPEQDKQIRTVLTKGVAGIGKSVSVQKFVLDWAEGKENQDISFIFPLPFREMNLKEKEKLSLMHLITQFFPEIKNLNLTRRNQKVLFILDGLDEFRLPLNFNHNKMCSDVSSPVSLDVLLTNLMKGILLPSALIWITTRPAAASKIPPDCIDRLTEIRGFNDAQKEEYFRKRITDENLAKEIIDHVKQSKSLFIMCHIPVFCWISATVLQNILEEKRNNVKNNQADDASKTLQESNTEDTPKTLTQMYTHFLRFQIQQSRQKYDGDYTPDVSWDKDAIFSLGKLAFHQLERNNVIFYETDLEACGIDIYKASVYSGMCTQIFKEETGIVLGTMYCFVHLSIQEFIAALYAHLFLDIKKRSLFVQESTEQENKSKTMIDLLKTAVDKALESDNGHLDLFLRFLLGLSLQSNQRLLQGLLTQQNDNDQIKEEIVQYIKQKFEGNLSPERSINLFYCLNELNDQTLVKDIQTHLSKGSLSSADLSPAQWSALAFVLLTSEEELEEFELQKFKKSDECLIRLLAVIKTSKRALLNDCGLTDKSCSALATVLGSDTSLKELNMSNNNLQDLGVKLLCSGLENMKCHLEILRLRNCKMTDEGCSAVTSALKSNPSHLRELNLSWNKLGDSGVKNLSDLLMNPQFKLEKLDLCGCSITEKQCLILTSALKSNPSHLRELDLSWNQITNTGVNDLCDVLKDSHCKLERLSLCGCSITEKQCLILTSALKSNPSHLRELNLSGNKLGDSGVKNLSDLLMNPQFKLEKLDWIKTCGTV, from the exons AtgtttaagaaaatattacaaaaagagaACATGCAATACGTGAAGGACTTTAATGAGAACAGATGCAGTATGAAAGAAGCAGCTCTTGATCTCACGCTCTACTTCCTGAGAGAAATGAAGCACAATGAAGCTGCTAATACTCTAGAAG ATGAGCTGCTCTTCATTCGTCAGCTAAAATGTAGCCTAAAGGAGAAATATCAGTGTGTGTTTGAAGGAATTGCAAAGCAAGGTGACTCTACTCTTCTGAATAACATCTACACAGATCTCTATATCACTCAGGGTTGTAGTGAACAGGTCAATACTGAACATGAGGTAAGACAGATTGAAGTTGCTTCCAGACGTCATGAATCACAAGAAATACAGGTTGAGTGCAGAAATTTGTTTGAAGCACCTGAACAAGACAAGCAGATCAGAACTGTACTGACAAAAGGAGTTGCTGGCATCGGAAAAtcagtctctgtgcaaaagtttgttcTGGATTGGGCCGAAGGAAAAGAAAACCAGGATATCAGCTTCATATTTCCTCTTCCATTCAGAGAGATGAACTTAAAGGAGAAAGAAAAACTAAGCTTAATGCACCTTATAACTCAGTTTTTCCCagagataaaaaatctaaaccttaCAAGAAGGAACCAAAAAGTCCTGTTCATTCTTGATGGTTTGGATGAATTCCGTCTTCCTCTAAACTTCAATCATAATAAGATGTGTTCTGATGTATCTTCACCAGTCTCTCTGGATGTTCTCCTAACAAACCTCATGAAGGGAATtctgcttccttctgctctcatctggatcaccaccagaccagcagctgccagtaagattcctcctgactgtatcgaccggctgacagagatacgaggattcaatgatgcacaaaaggaggagtacttcagaaaaagaatcacggatgagaatctggccaaagaaatcattgatcatgttaaacaatcaaagagtctctttatcatgtgccacatcccagtcttctgctggatttcagccactgttctccagaacattttagaggagaaaagaaataatgtgaaaaacaatcaggctgatgatgcctccaaaacactgcaggagtcaaatactgaagacactcccaagactctgacacaaatgtacacacactttctcagatttcagatccaGCAGAGCAGACAAAAGTATGATGGAGATTATACACCAGATGTTTCCTGGGATAAAGATGCCATCTTTTCACTGGGGAAACTGGCATTTCATCAGCTGGAAAGAAACAATGTGATCTTCTATGAGACAGATCTGGAAGCCTGTGGTATTGACATCTATAAGGCATCAGTGTATTCAGGCATGTGTACccagatctttaaggaggaaactgggattgttcttggtaccatgtactgctttgttcacttgagcattcaagagTTTATTGCAGCTCTTTATGCACATCTGTTTCTAGACATAAAGAAGAGAAGTTTATTTGTTCAAGAGTCTACAGAACaggaaaacaaaagtaaaactatgattgatttgctcaagactgcagtggacaaggcacTAGAGAGTGATAATGGACATCTGGACCTTTTTCTTCGATTCCTCCTTGGTTTGTCACTCCAGTCCAATCAGAGACTCTTACAGGGTCTGTTGACACAGCAAAATGATAATGACCAGATCAAAGAGGAAATAGTTCAGTACATCAAGCAGAAATTTGAAGGTAATCTGTCTCcagagagatccatcaatctgttctactgtctgaatgaactgaacgaccaaactctggtgaaagacattcagacccaccttagcaaaggaagtctctcatctgctgatctttcacctgcccagtggtctgctttggcctttgtgttgttgacatcagaggaggagctggaggagtttgagcttcagaaattcaagaaatcagaCGAGTGTCTCATTAGATTATTGGCAGTCATCAAAACCTCCAAAAGAGCTCT GTTAAATGATTGTGGCTTAACAGACAAAAGCTGTTCAGCTCTGGCTACAGTTCTTGGATCAGATACCAGTCTGAAAGAGCTGAACATGAGCAATAATAATCTGCAGGATTTAGGAGTGAAGCTGCTCTGCTCTGGTCTGGAAAATATGAAGTGTcatttggagatactgag GTTAAGAAACTGTAAaatgacagatgaaggttgttctgctgtgacttcagctctgaaatcaaacccatcacacctgagagaactgaacctgagctggaataaactaggagactctggagtgaaaaacctcagtgatctactgatgaacccacaattcaagctggagaaactaga tctgtgtggatgcagtattacagagaaacagtgtctcatcctgacttcagctctgaaatcaaacccatcacacctgagagaactggacctgagctggaatcaaatcacaaacacaggagtgaatgacttatgtgacgtactgaaggattcacactgtaaactggagagattgag tctgtgtggatgcagtattacagagaaacagtgtctcatcctgacttcagctctgaaatcaaacccatcacacctgagagaactgaacctgagcgggaataaactaggagactctggagtgaaaaacctcagtgatctactgatgaacccacaattcaagctggagaaactaga TTGGATTAAGACGTGTGGTACCGTGTAA